ATTTATTTTCCTGTATAAGACAATTAGATAAGTTTATCATGTCCGAGCACTTAGATTAAAATATGTCCGTATTGCTTGAGGATTACGGGTCTATCAGTCACATTCCTCTGGATGTAGCCTTTAGGGATGCCATTTTCATCGGGATCTTTAGCATCATTATTTTCTTTATTCTGGTCCTTGCTGTGCGTAGTGGTATCCGGAAAGCGCAGAGCAGTTAAATCCTATCATATGCATGCTTTTCTTTTATTTTCCCTTTCAGGATGGCTTAAAGTAGCTTTGCTCTGGTTCTTTTTTCCTTTGTTTGTTTAGAGTATTTTGAGTGTTCTTCTCGTGTTTTTCCTGCTTTTTATCCTTTAGATATTAATCTTCTGGACTGGCTGGTCGTAAAGGGTTTATCCTTCCTGACTCAGGATATTTGGTTCTTTTATTTTCAAATATATTAGAAATTATAATACTTAATAATATCAAAATCAGGGGAATTGGGTAGATATGCAGGCTGAAAAGAGGGGAGTAGATACTGATAGTTCTAGAACTGAGGTAATGATCCTCCTCTCATGAATAAAAGTCATATCTCGGGAAGAGATGCGCCAGGGAATTCCTATGAATCTCATGGAGAAAGTGAGAATAAACCTTCTTGGAATAAACCTGCGGGAAATACGATACATCAGGGACATTCTGAGGATCAAACAATGCGTACCGAAGAGAAATCGTTGGATCACGGACAACATGAAAAAATGGGACATGGAAGCCCTGAGCAGCACGAAGAGATGAAGCAGGCAGAGATGAAACACGGACAACATGGTGAGATGGAACACAAAGGTCACGAGCCACATGTGGAAATGGAGCACGAAGGTCACGAACCATATGCAGAAATGAAACATGAAGGTACGGACCATGAGGGTCACGGAGCTGCCGGCGGGAAAGGACACGGAAACCATCATGCCCATATGCTTGAAGATTTCAGAAAGAGATTTATTGTTTCCTTAGTGTTGACTTTCCCGGTTTTGCTGCTTTCACCTACGATCCAGGATTTTTTCAACTTTGAGCTTCGCGTGCCGGGTTCGGATTATCTCTCCTTCTTATTTTCCTCAGTCGTTTATTTTTATGGCGGGTACCCATTTCTCAGGGGGATAAAAGAGGAGCTTTCCGAAAAGTCGCCCGGAATGATGACCCTAATAGCCATTGCAATCAGTGTGGCTTATTTTTACAGCTCTGCCGTAGTTTTTGGACTGCATGGCGAGGTCTTTTTCTGGGAGCTTGTGACCCTTATCGATGTAATGCTGCTCGGGCACTGGCTTGAGATGCGTTCTGTAATGGGAGCCTCAAGAGCCCTTGAAGAGCTTGTAAGGATCATGCCTTCAGTCGCCCACCTGAAAAAAAATGGAGACTTTGTCGATGTGGAGGTTGACAAGCTAAAAATCGGAGATGAAGTTCTGATCAAGCCCGGAGAAAAGGTGCCTGTGGATGGGATAGTTGTTGAGGGGACAAGCAGCGTTAACGAGTCCATGCTTACCGGGGAGTCGAAACCTGTCACAAAAAGCCCTGGAGGCGAAGTTATTGGCGGCTCGATTAATGGGGAGGCAGCTTTTGTTGTCAGAGTAGAAAAGACCGGCAAGGATACTTATCTCAGCCAGGTTATTGAGCTTGTCAGGACTGCCCAGGAAAGCAAGTCAAAAACTCAGGATCTGGCAAACCGAGCTGCCCTTTATCTCACAATAATAGCCCTGACTGTAGGAACTCTCACCTTTATTCTCTGGATTCTTTTCGGTCAACAGCTTGTCTTTGCGCTTGAAAGGTCAGTGACTGTAATGGTTATTACCTGCCCGCACGCCCTGGGGCTTGCAATCCCTCTCGTAGTTGCAGTTTCAACATCCCTTGCCGCAAAATCCGGTCTTCTTATTCGGGACAGGCAGGCATTTGAAAAAGCACGCAATCTTCAAGCTATCATTTTTGACAAAACCGGTACACTAACCGAAGGACGGTTTGGGGTTACAGACGTAGTTTCTCTTTCAGGCGAAGAGAACAGAACTGGAGAGGATAATGACAGAATTTTAAGCCTCGCTGCTTCTCTGGAAGCCAGTTCGGAACATCCTATTGCAACAGGCATTCTGGAAAGTGCACGGGAAAAAGGGCTGAAAATCCAGCCTGTTGAAGAATTCAGTGCGATTCCAGGAAAAGGGATACAGGGTATGGTTGAAGGAAAAAAGTTCTTTGTTGTGAGTCCTGGCTATCTTGAGGAAAAAGGGATTACCCTCAAGAACGAGAAGATTGAGGAAATCAAAGCGCAGGGAAAGACTGTCGTGTTCTTGCTTGAGGGAGATAAGGTACTTGGAGCTGTTGCACTTGCCGATATTATCAGGAAAGAATCGAGGGAGGCTATCTCGAGGCTTAAAGGTATGGGAATCAGATGCATCATGCTTACAGGGGACAACCGTTATGTGGCAGCCTGGGTAGCCCGGGAGCTTGAGCTTGATGATTATTTTGCAGAAGTCCTTCCTCATGAGAAAGCCGAAAAGGTTAAAGAAGTCCAGGCTCAGTACATCACAGGCATGGTCGGAGACGGGGTTAACGATGCGCCTGCTTTGGCTCAGGCGGATGTCGGAATAGCCATTGGAGCCGGTACGGACGTTGCAATCGAAACTGCTGATATAGTTCTGGTAAAAAATGACCCAAGAGATGTAGTTTATATTATCGGGCTTTCAAGGAAAACTTACTCCAAGATGTATCAAAACCTCCTCTGGGCAACAGGATATAACGTTTTTGCAATTCCTCTTGCAGCAGGGATACTCTATGGATATGGAATCTTACTGAGCCCTGCCGTGGGTGCAGTTCTAATGAGCCTGAGTACTATAATAGTAGCAATAAACGCGAGAACTTTAAGGATGGGGTGATTTGATGTTTGGAATATTCCGCAGTATAAAGAAGTTAATCGCTTTAGCTGCACTGGCTTCCGCAGTAGTCGGATTCATTTCAAGATTTACTGGGAAGAAAAGGAAAAGATAAATTTAAAGTTTTAGACCAGAGGTTATATCGGAAAAATCAAAAAGGCTGCTGGGAAAGGATTCATTCCAGAAATAGCTGCTAGAAGCAGGTAGATTTTATTTTTCAACTTATACATAACCTTCTGGTAACTACGGATTCAAACATTTTTTATCAAACTCTTATCTTTTTTATTTAATTTCAGTTTCATTTCGAGTTCATCTTTTTTATTTAATCTCAGTTTCATTCTCTATAGTCGACGGGGAAATTTTGATCTCGCTTTTATACAGGTTGATTCCGCTTTTATCCTCAATTAGAGTTTTCAGTTCATAGGTAGAATTTTCCTTTCTTGGAAATTCGAGCACAATCGGATTTTCAACCGAGACATTTTCGTAAAACTTTTCACTAACGTTTTCGAGGGCATTTCCGTTTTCCCTGAACTCATAACTCATGTAGCAGTTAAATCTGGAATCTGGATTTTTTGGGGTATAGGTAAACAAAAACCTGTCTTCGTAGTTGTGGGATTCACTTACGAATGCATCCAGAGAACCCTTCCCCATAATTATTTCTTGCTGTACTGCTCCCTTTTCTCCCATAGGCTGATTAATCAGTTGTACAACTACTACTGCAGTCACAACCATGAGAATAATCATCAATAACTTGGTTGTATTACTCATACTAAACCTCGGTCTAAGATTTCATTTTATTCGCCGGAAATATAAGGTTAGATTTTTTAGTTACAGTCGCTTCTCAAGATGTAGCTTATCTAGTTTAAAGCATGCGATTTAGATATGTGACTCAAACTTTCTCTGGAATTCAGACTCAGGCAATGAAAATATCGAATCTGTTTCTGATCAATGTTTCAACTTTTTTTTCAAAATTTGAGTCCGAATATTTTCTTGAAGCCCTGTGAAGCACATTACCCTGCATTCCGGCTTCTTTTCCCTTCTGTGGTAATCAGCCAGATAGGAGTTGATCACTGAAATGTTTCCCCCAGTAAACCCGTCAAGAACTCTGGCGAAAAAGAGCACTGCAAGGGGCAGCGTAACCATAAAAACTCCGAAGATTTTGGAATCTGCCTTAAAGAGGTTTATAACCGGAAGAAAAAGCATCCCAAGAAAGATTACTGAACCCGGGAGCACCTATAAAATTGAAAAAAGGATTGGAAGGAGGGAAACGTTTTCTCTGGTACGGGGCGCTGGATTGTTTTTCTGTCTTCTTTTTTCTTTTTCCACGTTTCTTCTGGGTTTGTTTTTGGAAATCTTTTCTCCAGATCTTCAAGTTACTTCTTTCCACGAACGGTGTACCCAGCTTTC
The Methanosarcina thermophila TM-1 genome window above contains:
- a CDS encoding heavy metal translocating P-type ATPase, which produces MNKSHISGRDAPGNSYESHGESENKPSWNKPAGNTIHQGHSEDQTMRTEEKSLDHGQHEKMGHGSPEQHEEMKQAEMKHGQHGEMEHKGHEPHVEMEHEGHEPYAEMKHEGTDHEGHGAAGGKGHGNHHAHMLEDFRKRFIVSLVLTFPVLLLSPTIQDFFNFELRVPGSDYLSFLFSSVVYFYGGYPFLRGIKEELSEKSPGMMTLIAIAISVAYFYSSAVVFGLHGEVFFWELVTLIDVMLLGHWLEMRSVMGASRALEELVRIMPSVAHLKKNGDFVDVEVDKLKIGDEVLIKPGEKVPVDGIVVEGTSSVNESMLTGESKPVTKSPGGEVIGGSINGEAAFVVRVEKTGKDTYLSQVIELVRTAQESKSKTQDLANRAALYLTIIALTVGTLTFILWILFGQQLVFALERSVTVMVITCPHALGLAIPLVVAVSTSLAAKSGLLIRDRQAFEKARNLQAIIFDKTGTLTEGRFGVTDVVSLSGEENRTGEDNDRILSLAASLEASSEHPIATGILESAREKGLKIQPVEEFSAIPGKGIQGMVEGKKFFVVSPGYLEEKGITLKNEKIEEIKAQGKTVVFLLEGDKVLGAVALADIIRKESREAISRLKGMGIRCIMLTGDNRYVAAWVARELELDDYFAEVLPHEKAEKVKEVQAQYITGMVGDGVNDAPALAQADVGIAIGAGTDVAIETADIVLVKNDPRDVVYIIGLSRKTYSKMYQNLLWATGYNVFAIPLAAGILYGYGILLSPAVGAVLMSLSTIIVAINARTLRMG